The Cydia splendana chromosome Z, ilCydSple1.2, whole genome shotgun sequence genome window below encodes:
- the LOC134805174 gene encoding LETM1 domain-containing protein 1: MPLHKVVTFSRLVTQCSRSSSLLLSKTQQSHSCRFITLENPKHANQFKNEKLRTYIVERYIQYVKGYTKVLENRFPRAMQMYRVFSVGIKDFLKDLKRYIGLRIKVAREQGFSNMSRQDIELYQKMPSDMLRIAPVLILSAIPFGNYVIFPLAFLKPRILLCSHFWSIQQRSEFTTQELTERLRNNKPVFRALQAKLDSIADSDLKDKWARVIGLLGSGVHPSVVDILACKELFAKEPYSLNSLTYAHTGHLLKMYGQRRGIVRVSKLKHKAFMLLQLDRAILREGGVNELSTESLRYACHLRGLNSSHLTNKDMRKWLEKWLSISQHVDKSTYSLLLHCPIFLAYNHPQNWMLIY; the protein is encoded by the exons aTGCCTTTACATAAGGTTGTGACGTTTTCGAGGTTGGTTACTCAATGCAGTCGGTCCAGCTCACTTTTGTTGAGTAAAACCCAGCAATCCCACAGTTGCAG ATTCATCACTCTAGAGAACCCAAAACATGCCAACCAATTTAAAAATGAGAAACTCCGAACGTACATTGTCGAACGATACATCCAATATGTCAAAGGTTACACTAAAGTGCTGGAAAACAGGTTCCCGAGAGCCATGCAAATGTACAGGGTATTCAGCGTTGGCATTAAGGATTTCCTGAAAGATTTGAAGAGATATATTGGTTTACGAATAAAAGTGGCCAGGGAGCAGGGCTTCAGCAACATGAGTCGGCAGGATATTGAGCTGTACCAAAAAATGCCTTCAGACATGCTGAGAATAGCACCGGTGTTGATATTGTCCGCCATACCCTTCGGGAACTATGTGATATTTCCTTTAGC CTTCCTTAAACCACGGATACTTCTCTGCTCACACTTCTGGTCGATACAGCAGCGCTCAGAATTCACTACACAAGAGCTGACCGAACGACTCCGAAACAACAAGCCAGTATTCAGAGCACTGCAGGCAAAATTGGACTCTATCGCTGACAGCGATTTGAAGGATAAATGGGCGAGAGTTATTGGGCTGTTAGGGTCGGGAGTCCATCCGTCGGTGGTGGACATACTGGCTTGTAAGGAACTGTTTGCAAAGGAGCCTTATAGTCTGAATAGTTTGACCTATGCACACACA GGCCATCTTCTAAAAATGTACGGCCAAAGACGCGGTATTGTCCGGGTCTCCAAGCTCAAGCACAAAGCGTTCATGCTCCTCCAGTTAGACCGAGCGATCCTCCGCGAAGGAGGCGTCAACGAGCTATCAACCGAGTCCTTAAGATACGCCTGCCACTTGCGGGGCCTTAACAGCAGCCATTTGACTAACAAAGACATGAGGAAATGGCTAGAGAAGTGGCTGTCGATATCGCAACATGTCGATAAAAGTACTTATTCGCTGCTGCTGCACTGTCCTATATTTTTAGCTTATAACCATCCACAGAATTGGATGTTGATATATTAG